CCTGACGCATCACTCCCAGCGGTTCGATGATCGTGTTCCGCATGGCCGCCTGGGCGGTGGCCACCGCGATGACCGGGATGGCCAGTGTCACCAGCAGCACCGCCCACCAGTCGGGGTGGATGTCGGAGGCGAACACGGAGAATCCGATGATCGACAGGTGCCCTGCCAGTTGCCGTCCGGCGAGGAAGAACAACCACCCGACCAGCACTCCGAGCATCGCACCCACGAGCGCCTCACCGGAGGCAATACGGCGGATCTGGTTGCCGTCGGCGCCGACCAGTCGCAAAGCGGCCAGTCGACGTGACCGGGCGGCCTCGGCCAGCCGGGTGGTGCTGGCCACGAACACGACCACGGGCACCAGCAGCGCGGTCACGCCGAACGCCAGCACGACCCACAGGTCCGGCGGCAAACTCGTCGTATTGTCCGACCGATTCCGCACGGAATCCGGATAGACAGCGGCCACGCTTGTACCCGTTGCCGACAGGTCCGTGGCTCCGGTGTAGTAGAGCAACTCGTCGGGGCTGACCAGCCCTTCCTCGTCGATCACACCGGTGATCTCACCGGGCAGTCGCGGCCGCAACAGTTCCCCGCCCGGGCTTTGCAACAGGTCCTGCAGTGCGGGCGAGACCACCATCTCACCCGGTCCGGGGAATCGTTCCACTCCCTGTGGAACCGGCGCGTCCGGAGCCTGCGGCTGCAACGCCCGACCGGTAATGTGTTCACCACGAAACGTCGTGCCCCGCAGCGCAGTCAGCAACACGGGATCCTGGTTGGGCACGGTGCGGTAGATCCCGCCCAAGCGGGCTTCCTGGACCTCCTCGCGGGCCTGCCACATGTTCGGCACCGAGGAGGCCAGCAGCAGTACCGCCACGCCCAGGCCCGTCCCGATCGCGGCCAGGATCAGCCGCCCCCAGGGGGTCCGGTTGCCCCCGACAGCCAATCGAACCCCGAGCCGGAAGTCGCTGATCCGGGTGCGCAGGGCCCGGAAGTTCGGGGGCTTGTCGTGCTTGCTCATCGGGCCGGCTCCTGCTCCTGCTGCGTACTTCCGTCCCGGATCACGACCTCGCGGTCGGCATAGGCGGCCACCCGAGCTTCGTGGGTCACCAGCACCACGGCCGTGTTCGACTCCTCGGCCACATCGGACAGCAGGGTCATCACCTGCTCACCGGCCAGGGAGTCCAGAGCCCCGGTCGGTTCGTCGGCGAAGACGACGACCGGGTCGGCCACCAGCGCCCTGGCCACGGCGGTGCGCTGTCCCTGCCCACCGGAGATCTCCCCGGGACGGTGATCGGCGATCGCGGTCACCTCGAGCCGCTCCAGCCAGTGCGCGGCCCGCCGCCGTGCCTCCTTGTGACGCACACCCGCCAGCCGCAACGGCAGGGCGACATTTTCGGCCACGGTCAGTTCCGGGACCAGTTGGCCGAACTGGAACACGAAACCGAAGTCGGTGCGGCGCAGCGCGCTGCGCTGTTCGTCGGACAGGGCCGTGATGTCGCGGCCGCCGTAGTGCACCCGGCCGTGTTCCGGCGCGAGGATGCCCGCCAGGCAGTGCAACAGCGTCGACTTGCCCGAGCCGGACGATCCTGTCACGGCCACTGTCTCCCCGGCACCGATGGACAGGCCCGCCCCCCGCAATGCCGGTGTCGGGCCGAAGGACAGGTACAGGTCCGAACCGGCCAGTACCGGTTCGGCGCCCTCCCGGTGATCGGGTGGTGCGTCCATGGTCATGGAGCGATCTCCTTGGTGAGTTGTTCGAGGCGGCTCACGGCCAGTTCGAGCCACCGCAGGTCGGCTTCCAGGTGAAACAGCGAAAAGTCGTGCACGAGCTGGGCCGTCGGGTCGGCTTTCGACTTGCGGCGCGTCAGATCACGCATCACCTCCATGTGCGCTTGGCGCTGGGCGTCGAGCACATCGTGGGCGTCCCGACCGGACAACACCGCCAGCACGACCTTGGTGAACAGGGTGTTGTGCAGGTCGGCAATCGGCTTCTCCGGTGTGGACAGCCACCGTTCGAGCGTGTCCACGCCCGCATCGGTGATCGAGTACCGCTTACGTTCCGGCCCCTCGCCGGACTCGACGCCGTCCACGGCAACCAGCTCGTCCCGCAGCAGTCGCGACAGGGTCGAGTAGACCTGCCCGTATGCCAGGGAACGGTTCTGGCCGAAGCGTTCGTCGTAGGCCCGCTTGAGGTCGTAACCGTGCCGCGAGCCGCCTTCCAGGAGCCCGAGCAAGGTGAGACCGATCGACATGGGGAGAACTATACACACGGTTTATACGCGCCATCTATACACCCGGTTCATAGATGGCGCGCACGGCGTAGCCGATACTTCGGCCGGGGATTTACCAGGGATTTCAAGGCGAGAGAACGCATGCTCGGCGATGGACCGACACCGGCACTCCCTCGGCGCTACGAAGGCGGCGTGCCCATGGAAAAATCGCGCTCGCCCGCGACGACTACGATCACGCCCGGTACCGGGGGACATCAGTGTCGATCACACCGAGGCGACGGGAGTTGCTCCTTGCACAAGACCGATCCCGGCCGGAGCAACGAGAACGCAGCGAGGAAACCCGCCCGCCTCGGAATGCGGAGAGCCACCGATACGGGGCCACGGCCGAGGATCCTCACCATACCGGCAGGCCGTACCCTGGCGCGTAAGCTTTCCTGTTCTGCGATGCGATGAACTTACAGCAGCTGTACCTGGCGCTGCTGGTGGGCGGCCTCGTCCTGCTGGCCAGCATCATCGCCACGCGCTTTGCCTCCCGCATCGGACTCCCCAGCCTGCTGGTGTTCCTGATGGTCGGTATCGCTCTCGGCGAGGACGGCCTGGGCGTGGATTTCGACGATGCCCAGATCGCTCAGAACCTCGGTACGGCGGCCCTGGCAATCATCCTGATCGAAGGTGGGCTGACCACCAAGTGGTCCGATGTGCGCAGGCTGCTGGCCCCTGCCGGGGTATTGGCCACCGTCGGCGTCGGCGCCAGTACGGTGATCACCGCCGCGGGCGCGCATCTCCTGCTGGGCCTGGACTGGCAGCTGTCCCTGCTGCTCGGCGCGATCGTCTCCTCCACCGACGCCGCTGCCGTGTTCTCCGTCCTGCGGGTGTTGCCGCTGCCCCGGCGGGTGGCCGGTCTGCTGGAAGCGGAATCCGGCTTCAACGATGCCCCGACCGTGATCCTGGTCCTGCTGTTCAGCACCACCCCATTGCAGCTGGAGCCGTGGAGCATCGCCGGTGACCTGCTCTACCAGCTTTCCCTCGGTGCAGCGCTCGGGCTCGCCCTCGGCTGGCTCGGCGCCAAGGCGCTGCCCCGCATCGCGCTTCCCGCCTCCGGTCTGT
This Haloactinomyces albus DNA region includes the following protein-coding sequences:
- a CDS encoding ABC transporter ATP-binding protein, whose translation is MTMDAPPDHREGAEPVLAGSDLYLSFGPTPALRGAGLSIGAGETVAVTGSSGSGKSTLLHCLAGILAPEHGRVHYGGRDITALSDEQRSALRRTDFGFVFQFGQLVPELTVAENVALPLRLAGVRHKEARRRAAHWLERLEVTAIADHRPGEISGGQGQRTAVARALVADPVVVFADEPTGALDSLAGEQVMTLLSDVAEESNTAVVLVTHEARVAAYADREVVIRDGSTQQEQEPAR
- a CDS encoding PadR family transcriptional regulator produces the protein MSIGLTLLGLLEGGSRHGYDLKRAYDERFGQNRSLAYGQVYSTLSRLLRDELVAVDGVESGEGPERKRYSITDAGVDTLERWLSTPEKPIADLHNTLFTKVVLAVLSGRDAHDVLDAQRQAHMEVMRDLTRRKSKADPTAQLVHDFSLFHLEADLRWLELAVSRLEQLTKEIAP